A single genomic interval of Methylocystis sp. IM3 harbors:
- a CDS encoding glycosyltransferase family 2 protein, producing the protein MLGLLQFLVDAVAYLCVSILVAIGLGYLVVIGRFLYDWMRGARDPEAPAVPDAELPHVLLQIPVFNEPLVTEQSLRCVAQLDWPKDRLRIQLLDDSTDETTARAAAVAEELRANGTIIDHVRRTDRSGFKAGACAHGLTLTNEPFIAMLDADFRPPANWLKRTVPLFLTDPRAGFVQSRCEFQNYETNWLTRAQGLIQDGHYMVEQRSRALAGWLFQFNGTGGIWRRATVEDAGGWSDYSLCEDLDLTVRAELEGWHGLFVSEPPIPGQVPDGIRDFRRQQRRWSNGFVQVAQKTILPIWEAPWPLAKRVMAISLIAHQIFFPSAAIGLIALLIGSLLHGSVAPYYGLLGLVAVMTLMVALGITLAPYLALKRGTVVDYAKTVGSVPPLFIYLAFANGAKILQTLRGRKSTFKRTPKQETAPAGEAAPFDAEAE; encoded by the coding sequence CTGCTCGGACTCCTCCAGTTCCTGGTCGACGCGGTCGCCTATCTCTGCGTCTCGATCCTGGTCGCCATCGGGCTCGGCTATCTCGTCGTCATAGGCCGCTTCCTCTATGACTGGATGCGCGGCGCGCGCGACCCGGAGGCGCCCGCCGTTCCCGACGCCGAGCTGCCGCATGTGCTGTTGCAGATTCCGGTCTTCAACGAGCCGCTCGTCACCGAACAGTCCCTGCGCTGCGTCGCCCAGCTCGACTGGCCCAAGGACAGGCTGCGCATCCAGCTTCTCGACGATTCGACGGACGAGACCACGGCCCGCGCCGCCGCCGTTGCGGAGGAACTCCGCGCGAATGGGACGATCATCGACCATGTGCGCCGCACCGACCGCTCGGGCTTCAAGGCCGGGGCCTGCGCCCATGGGCTGACGCTGACGAACGAGCCCTTCATCGCCATGCTGGACGCCGATTTCCGTCCCCCGGCGAATTGGCTCAAGCGCACCGTGCCGCTCTTTCTCACCGACCCGCGCGCCGGCTTCGTGCAGTCGCGCTGCGAATTCCAGAATTACGAGACCAACTGGCTCACGCGGGCGCAGGGCCTCATTCAGGACGGCCATTACATGGTCGAGCAGCGTTCGCGCGCGCTTGCGGGCTGGCTGTTCCAGTTCAACGGCACGGGCGGAATCTGGCGCCGCGCGACCGTCGAGGACGCCGGCGGCTGGTCGGATTATTCGCTCTGCGAGGACCTCGACCTTACCGTGCGCGCGGAGCTCGAGGGCTGGCACGGGCTCTTCGTCTCGGAGCCGCCCATTCCCGGCCAGGTGCCGGACGGCATTCGCGACTTCCGCCGCCAGCAGCGGCGCTGGTCCAACGGCTTCGTGCAGGTCGCGCAGAAGACCATCCTGCCGATCTGGGAAGCGCCCTGGCCGCTCGCCAAGCGCGTGATGGCGATCTCGCTCATCGCGCATCAGATTTTCTTTCCCTCGGCGGCGATCGGGCTGATCGCGCTCCTCATCGGCTCCCTGCTGCATGGTTCGGTCGCGCCCTATTACGGGCTTCTCGGGCTCGTCGCCGTCATGACGCTGATGGTGGCGCTCGGCATCACCCTTGCGCCATATCTCGCCCTCAAGCGCGGGACGGTCGTGGATTACGCCAAGACCGTGGGATCGGTTCCGCCGCTCTTCATTTATCTGGCTTTCGCCAATGGGGCGAAGATCCTGCAAACGCTGCGCGGCCGCAAATCCACTTTCAAGCGCACGCCCAAGCAGGAGACGGCGCCCGCCGGCGAGGCCGCCCCCTTCGACGCCGAGGCGGAATAG
- a CDS encoding 2Fe-2S iron-sulfur cluster-binding protein, giving the protein MSIALDIVDTRAAPLEPETPVLRVEDRNGVVHELAAVEGWRLMEILRDYGIGMENTCGGALACAECHVVLDAKSAARVPPPREDELEKLDELPMLYENSRLSCQIIWSDEMNGLTLKLAQET; this is encoded by the coding sequence ATGAGTATTGCATTGGACATAGTCGACACGCGCGCTGCGCCGCTGGAGCCCGAGACGCCCGTTTTGCGCGTCGAGGACCGCAATGGCGTCGTTCATGAGCTCGCGGCCGTGGAAGGCTGGAGACTTATGGAAATCCTCCGCGATTACGGCATCGGTATGGAGAACACCTGCGGCGGCGCGCTCGCCTGCGCGGAATGCCATGTCGTGCTCGACGCGAAATCGGCCGCCCGCGTGCCGCCGCCGCGCGAGGACGAATTGGAGAAGCTCGACGAATTGCCGATGCTTTATGAAAACTCCCGTCTGAGCTGCCAGATCATCTGGTCGGACGAGATGAACGGGCTCACGCTCAAGCTGGCGCAGGAGACATGA
- a CDS encoding protein-disulfide reductase DsbD domain-containing protein, translating into MPETRFKMRARRALPAALFAAGAALSVGPGLAAEADFATAPAKGSVSAVRLLSAGPMQDGAYRAGVEIALDPKTVTYWRQPGEAGSPPVFDFSKSANVASVEPVFPLPKHIDEAGTIVAGYDETVIFPLKVTPKDPKAPATLAMKLDYAACGKICLPAKAELSLALPQTGASPYAGAIAAAEKQAPVKIGAAEARKRLAVTKTGEGVWRVGLSGSGKAQDVFAEVKEPLFLDAKKEGDAFSLTLFGAGQSQKSADATLTIVTDKGAFEAPVRLE; encoded by the coding sequence ATGCCCGAGACAAGGTTCAAGATGCGCGCTCGCCGCGCCCTCCCCGCCGCCCTGTTCGCCGCCGGCGCGGCGCTCTCCGTCGGGCCGGGGCTGGCCGCCGAGGCCGATTTCGCCACCGCCCCGGCAAAGGGCAGCGTCTCCGCCGTCCGCCTGCTGTCGGCGGGGCCGATGCAGGACGGCGCCTATCGCGCCGGCGTCGAGATCGCCCTCGATCCCAAGACGGTAACCTACTGGCGCCAGCCGGGAGAGGCCGGCTCGCCGCCGGTCTTCGACTTCTCGAAATCCGCGAATGTCGCCAGCGTCGAGCCCGTCTTCCCGCTCCCCAAACATATCGACGAGGCCGGCACGATCGTCGCCGGCTATGACGAGACCGTGATCTTCCCGTTGAAGGTCACCCCGAAAGACCCGAAGGCGCCGGCGACGCTCGCCATGAAGCTCGACTACGCCGCCTGCGGCAAGATCTGCCTGCCGGCGAAGGCGGAGCTGTCGCTCGCCTTGCCGCAGACGGGCGCCTCGCCCTATGCGGGCGCCATTGCGGCGGCCGAAAAACAGGCGCCCGTTAAGATCGGGGCCGCTGAAGCGCGAAAGCGGCTCGCCGTGACGAAGACCGGCGAGGGGGTCTGGCGCGTCGGCCTCTCCGGCTCCGGCAAGGCGCAGGATGTCTTCGCGGAGGTGAAGGAGCCGCTCTTCCTCGATGCCAAGAAAGAGGGCGACGCTTTTTCGCTGACGCTGTTCGGCGCCGGCCAATCGCAGAAAAGCGCGGACGCAACCCTGACCATCGTCACCGACAAGGGCGCCTTCGAAGCGCCGGTGCGGCTGGAGTAA
- a CDS encoding beta-ketoacyl-[acyl-carrier-protein] synthase family protein: protein MAVSLGGASLGGGRGRRVVVSGMGAVCASGVGARRLWEAARDGVSQIRPLKTVRPYDGRIKIAAQVPDFDPAAFIEPNVLPFCDPFTQFAVVAADEAMAQAGFGRKDIAGPRTAVIMGTGIGGMTTIEDGIYKYYVEHTRPDTLSVPKLIPSAMPTTIGARFSALGPTFAIGSACSSASQSVGLGMQMIRSGMVDRAIVGGAEACVINATIRAWEGLRVMTPSLCRPFSKGRNGMSLGEGAAAFVLETAEAARERGHEPLCELAGYATTSDAKDPVRPDLDGASSCIALALEDAGLSPRDVHYINAHGTATHANDITESEAILRVFGDYGREVPVSSTKPIHGHALGASGGLELAITIHALREQIVPPTINFLEFDESCPIDAVPNVARKRRIEAAISNSFAFGGINAVLAVRHA, encoded by the coding sequence ATGGCGGTTTCGCTCGGGGGAGCTTCGCTGGGGGGAGGGCGAGGACGCCGCGTCGTCGTCTCCGGCATGGGCGCCGTTTGCGCCTCGGGCGTGGGCGCGCGCAGGCTGTGGGAGGCCGCGCGCGACGGCGTCTCGCAAATCCGCCCCCTGAAGACGGTGCGTCCCTATGACGGGCGCATCAAGATCGCGGCTCAGGTCCCCGATTTCGATCCGGCCGCCTTCATCGAGCCCAACGTCCTGCCCTTCTGCGACCCCTTCACGCAATTCGCCGTCGTGGCGGCCGACGAGGCCATGGCGCAGGCGGGCTTCGGCCGCAAGGACATCGCCGGGCCGCGCACCGCCGTCATCATGGGCACCGGCATCGGCGGAATGACCACGATCGAGGACGGCATCTACAAATATTACGTCGAGCATACGCGGCCCGATACGCTGAGCGTGCCAAAGCTCATCCCGAGCGCCATGCCCACCACCATCGGCGCGCGTTTTTCGGCGCTCGGGCCGACTTTCGCCATCGGCAGCGCCTGCTCCTCGGCGAGCCAGTCGGTCGGCCTGGGCATGCAGATGATCCGCTCCGGCATGGTCGATCGCGCCATCGTCGGCGGCGCCGAAGCCTGCGTCATCAACGCCACCATCCGCGCCTGGGAGGGCCTGCGGGTGATGACTCCCAGTCTGTGCCGCCCCTTCTCGAAGGGCCGCAATGGCATGTCGCTCGGAGAGGGCGCCGCCGCCTTCGTTCTGGAGACCGCCGAGGCCGCGCGGGAGCGGGGCCACGAGCCGCTGTGCGAACTCGCGGGCTACGCCACGACGAGCGACGCCAAGGACCCCGTCCGCCCCGATCTCGACGGGGCGTCGAGCTGCATCGCGCTGGCGCTGGAGGATGCGGGCCTTTCGCCCCGCGACGTGCATTACATCAACGCCCATGGCACGGCGACCCACGCCAATGACATCACCGAGTCGGAGGCGATCCTGCGCGTCTTCGGCGATTACGGGCGCGAGGTTCCGGTTTCCTCCACCAAGCCGATCCACGGCCATGCGCTCGGCGCGAGCGGCGGGCTCGAACTCGCCATCACGATTCACGCGCTGCGGGAGCAGATCGTCCCCCCGACGATCAATTTCCTCGAATTTGATGAAAGCTGCCCGATCGACGCCGTGCCCAATGTCGCGCGCAAGCGCCGGATCGAGGCGGCGATCTCCAATTCCTTCGCCTTCGGCGGCATCAACGCGGTTCTGGCGGTGCGTCATGCCTGA
- a CDS encoding SDR family NAD(P)-dependent oxidoreductase — protein MTKRLLITGASSGIGRALALAYAKDGASLFLLGRDKTRLEATAEACRAAGAADVETRIADVRDRETMARLVEAAHAARPLDILVANAGVATGLSPGQILETSDAVRAMMAINVNGVFNTVEPAIPTMCARGAGQIAIVGSMAGVRSLPYSPAYCAAKASVHMWADCLRGRLAPHGVSVSLIVPGFVETPMAARTKSWQPGAMSDARAAEIIRRGLDRRRPVIAFPGYMYHAMRFFTLLPPGLVDGVMRRFHVEVPETSEREAS, from the coding sequence GTGACGAAACGCCTGCTCATCACCGGCGCCTCGTCGGGCATTGGCCGCGCTTTGGCGCTGGCGTATGCGAAGGACGGCGCCAGTCTCTTTCTGCTCGGGCGCGACAAAACGCGGCTCGAGGCCACGGCCGAGGCCTGCCGCGCCGCCGGCGCCGCCGATGTCGAGACCCGCATCGCCGATGTGCGCGACCGCGAGACCATGGCGCGGCTCGTGGAGGCGGCCCATGCAGCGCGCCCGCTCGATATCCTCGTCGCGAACGCCGGCGTTGCGACGGGGCTGTCGCCCGGCCAGATTCTCGAAACGTCCGACGCCGTCCGCGCCATGATGGCGATCAATGTCAACGGAGTCTTCAATACGGTCGAGCCGGCGATTCCGACGATGTGCGCACGGGGCGCGGGTCAGATCGCCATCGTCGGCTCCATGGCCGGCGTGCGGAGCCTGCCCTATTCGCCCGCCTATTGCGCGGCCAAGGCCAGCGTTCACATGTGGGCGGATTGCCTGCGCGGGCGTCTGGCGCCGCATGGCGTGAGCGTGAGCCTCATCGTGCCGGGCTTCGTCGAGACGCCCATGGCGGCGCGCACCAAATCCTGGCAGCCGGGCGCAATGTCGGATGCGAGAGCGGCCGAGATCATCAGGCGCGGGCTCGACCGGCGCCGCCCGGTCATCGCCTTCCCGGGCTATATGTATCACGCCATGCGCTTCTTCACCCTGCTGCCGCCGGGCCTCGTCGATGGCGTCATGCGCCGTTTCCATGTCGAGGTGCCGGAAACGAGCGAGCGCGAGGCCTCGTGA
- a CDS encoding nitrite/sulfite reductase, producing MTAHDPSLARPNAPVTTYRYDDFDAAFVRERVAEFREQVRRRLDGKLTEDEFRPFRLMNGLYLQLHAYMLRVAIPYGTLTARQMRRLADIADKYDRGYGHFTTRQNLQYNWPKLVDTPDILEALAEVEMHAIQTSGNCIRNVTADHFAGVAPDEIEDPRATAEFLRQWSSAHPEFSFLPRKFKIAVTGAAHDRAAIMVHDIGLAIVKNDAGEIGYRVVVGGGLGRTPFVGKVISDFVPRAELLAYLEAIMRVYNRFGRRDNKYKARIKILVHEKGIDEVRAAVAAEYAAMDRSVFSYDPAEFERIAAFFAPPPYEALPAESQKLRAARVEHPAFGNFVEVNVARHKTPGYAIVTVSLKPIGGIPGDATSAQMRLLAEASERFGFGELRISHEQNVILPHVKQDDLFDLWRMLDAAGLATANAGLVSDIISCPGLDYCSLATARSIPVAQAISKRFSDLSRQRRIGKLGIKISGCINACGHHHVAAIGVLGLEKKGQESYQITLGGDPTFSASIGEILGPGVTAEQVPDVIEHLVDFYLAERREGEAFIETWRRVGHARFKDVLRREGEDGADI from the coding sequence ATGACCGCACATGATCCAAGCCTCGCCCGGCCGAATGCGCCGGTGACGACCTATCGCTACGACGATTTCGACGCCGCCTTCGTGCGCGAGCGCGTCGCCGAATTTCGCGAACAGGTGAGACGGCGCCTCGACGGCAAGCTGACCGAGGACGAGTTCCGGCCCTTCCGTCTGATGAACGGCCTCTATCTGCAGCTCCACGCCTATATGCTGCGCGTCGCCATCCCCTATGGCACGCTGACCGCGCGGCAGATGCGCCGCCTCGCCGACATCGCCGACAAATACGACCGCGGCTACGGTCATTTCACGACGCGCCAGAATCTCCAGTACAACTGGCCGAAGCTCGTCGACACGCCCGACATTCTCGAGGCTTTGGCCGAGGTCGAGATGCACGCCATCCAGACCTCCGGCAATTGCATCCGCAACGTCACGGCCGATCACTTCGCCGGCGTCGCGCCGGACGAGATCGAGGACCCGCGCGCCACGGCTGAATTCCTGCGCCAGTGGTCGAGCGCGCATCCGGAATTTTCCTTCCTGCCGCGCAAGTTCAAGATCGCCGTCACCGGCGCCGCGCATGACCGCGCGGCGATCATGGTGCACGACATCGGCCTCGCGATCGTGAAGAATGACGCGGGCGAGATCGGCTACAGGGTCGTCGTCGGCGGCGGCCTCGGCCGCACGCCTTTCGTCGGAAAGGTCATTTCCGACTTCGTGCCGCGCGCCGAGCTCCTCGCCTATCTCGAGGCGATCATGCGCGTCTACAACCGCTTCGGCCGGCGCGACAACAAATACAAGGCGCGCATCAAGATCCTCGTTCACGAGAAGGGGATCGACGAAGTGCGCGCCGCCGTCGCGGCGGAATACGCGGCGATGGACCGCTCGGTCTTCTCCTATGATCCGGCGGAATTCGAGCGCATCGCGGCCTTTTTCGCGCCGCCGCCCTATGAGGCGCTGCCGGCCGAGTCGCAGAAGCTGCGGGCCGCTCGCGTCGAGCATCCGGCCTTCGGCAATTTCGTCGAGGTGAATGTCGCGCGTCACAAGACGCCGGGCTACGCCATCGTCACCGTGTCCCTGAAGCCCATCGGCGGCATTCCCGGCGACGCCACCTCGGCGCAGATGCGCCTTCTCGCGGAGGCGAGCGAGCGTTTCGGCTTCGGCGAATTGCGCATCTCCCACGAGCAGAACGTCATCCTGCCGCATGTGAAGCAGGACGACCTCTTCGATCTGTGGCGGATGCTCGACGCCGCCGGCCTCGCCACTGCAAACGCCGGGCTCGTTTCCGACATCATCTCCTGCCCCGGCCTCGATTACTGCTCGCTGGCGACGGCGCGCTCGATTCCGGTCGCGCAGGCGATCTCGAAGCGGTTCTCCGATCTCTCGCGCCAGCGCCGCATCGGCAAACTCGGGATCAAGATTTCGGGCTGCATCAACGCCTGCGGCCATCATCACGTGGCGGCCATCGGCGTTCTCGGCCTCGAAAAGAAAGGCCAGGAATCCTATCAGATCACGCTCGGCGGCGATCCGACCTTCTCCGCCTCGATCGGCGAGATTCTCGGCCCCGGCGTCACGGCCGAGCAGGTGCCGGACGTGATCGAACATCTCGTCGATTTCTATCTGGCGGAGCGCCGGGAAGGCGAGGCCTTTATCGAAACCTGGCGGCGCGTGGGCCATGCGCGCTTCAAGGACGTTCTGCGTCGGGAGGGCGAAGATGGCGCTGATATCTGA
- a CDS encoding glycosyltransferase — translation MTFSDILTWAAAAYWVVAMGLLVISVVGTILQPRIAARRATRRDQPPVSIVLPVKLLEDGFDRTQESAFAQAYPSFDVTVSSAEAESPAVRRMREIFARHPERPSRVLLSTARFAASPKVDNLFAPFMQAQNDVILMKDANVLLEPDALAQHMRQLTDEVGLVCAIPYCAGLENFAAHVEAAIINGPHARMLFLASCLGQGHGVGKIMLFRRSDFLRAGGFDAISHTVGEDNALAKAMRRIGRRPVFSHRPVRQKLGARAYGDVYHRQLRWSVIRRNDELLSFLLEPICQAFPAVIAGSLAAPLLGASHAAGFAATFLVWFALETLLSVAKGWQLSVAAPAVFIVREAMMIAVWVNAWMTDRVVWAKDKVHARVAAPPAPPAQEEG, via the coding sequence GTGACCTTTTCCGACATTCTGACATGGGCCGCCGCCGCTTATTGGGTCGTGGCGATGGGGCTTCTCGTCATTTCGGTCGTGGGCACGATCCTCCAGCCGCGGATCGCCGCTCGCCGCGCGACGCGGCGCGATCAGCCGCCGGTCTCCATCGTGCTGCCGGTGAAGCTGCTCGAAGACGGTTTCGATCGCACGCAGGAGTCCGCCTTCGCGCAGGCCTATCCCTCCTTCGACGTGACCGTCTCCTCGGCGGAAGCGGAGTCTCCGGCGGTGCGAAGGATGCGGGAGATTTTCGCCCGCCATCCGGAGCGGCCCTCGCGCGTGCTGCTTTCCACCGCGCGTTTCGCCGCGAGCCCTAAGGTCGACAATCTCTTCGCGCCCTTCATGCAGGCGCAAAACGACGTGATCCTGATGAAGGACGCCAATGTGCTGCTGGAGCCCGACGCGTTGGCCCAGCACATGCGCCAGCTCACCGACGAGGTCGGCCTCGTCTGCGCCATCCCCTATTGCGCCGGGCTCGAGAACTTCGCGGCCCATGTCGAGGCCGCGATCATCAACGGCCCCCATGCGCGCATGCTGTTCCTGGCCTCCTGCCTGGGGCAGGGGCATGGCGTCGGCAAGATCATGCTGTTCCGCCGCTCGGATTTTCTGCGCGCGGGCGGTTTCGACGCGATTTCGCACACGGTCGGCGAGGACAATGCGCTCGCCAAGGCGATGCGGCGAATCGGGCGGCGGCCGGTCTTTTCGCACCGGCCTGTACGGCAAAAGCTGGGCGCGCGCGCCTATGGGGATGTTTATCACAGGCAATTGCGCTGGAGCGTGATCCGCCGCAACGACGAGCTTCTGTCTTTCCTGCTGGAGCCGATTTGCCAGGCTTTTCCGGCGGTTATCGCCGGATCTCTGGCCGCGCCGCTCCTTGGCGCCTCTCACGCCGCAGGCTTTGCGGCGACCTTTCTGGTCTGGTTTGCGCTGGAGACATTGCTTTCCGTGGCCAAAGGATGGCAGTTATCGGTAGCGGCGCCAGCGGTTTTTATTGTCCGCGAGGCTATGATGATCGCGGTCTGGGTGAACGCCTGGATGACCGACCGGGTGGTCTGGGCGAAGGACAAGGTCCATGCGCGCGTCGCGGCGCCGCCGGCGCCCCCCGCGCAAGAAGAAGGATAA
- a CDS encoding acyl carrier protein, which translates to MTDQPQDIAKLKEEIIEVIASEGMVDRSKVTPDATIESLDLKSVDIVMILTALEEKFNVYIPMDGSLQEAKTVEALIGAIAEHIQKERENQ; encoded by the coding sequence GTGACCGATCAACCCCAGGACATTGCCAAGCTCAAAGAAGAGATCATCGAAGTCATTGCCTCGGAGGGAATGGTCGACCGCAGCAAGGTGACGCCCGACGCGACGATCGAGAGCCTCGACCTCAAGTCCGTCGACATCGTCATGATCCTCACCGCGCTCGAAGAGAAGTTCAACGTCTACATTCCCATGGATGGCTCCCTGCAGGAGGCGAAGACGGTCGAGGCTCTCATCGGCGCGATCGCCGAGCACATCCAGAAAGAGCGCGAGAACCAGTAA
- a CDS encoding YqgE/AlgH family protein, which yields MSALHRKQEVAGPERFAGNGGRRFLDGQLLVAMPGMSDERFARSVIYLCAHSEEGAMGIVVNQPSRVKNFPELLVQLQVIAPQERISLPRGAEEIQVLSGGPVQTDRGFVLHTPDFFLDNSTLAIDDGVSLTATVDILRAIAAGEGPDRAVLALGYAGWDAGQLEDEIQRNGWLHCPADPALLFDRDLSSKYTRALRSMGVDLERLSSSAGHA from the coding sequence ATGAGCGCATTGCACAGGAAGCAAGAAGTGGCTGGACCGGAGCGGTTCGCTGGGAATGGCGGGCGTCGTTTCCTCGACGGACAGCTTCTGGTCGCCATGCCCGGAATGTCGGACGAGCGTTTCGCGCGCTCGGTCATCTATCTCTGCGCGCATTCGGAAGAAGGCGCCATGGGCATCGTCGTCAATCAGCCGTCCCGGGTGAAGAACTTTCCCGAGCTTCTCGTCCAGTTGCAGGTGATTGCGCCGCAGGAGCGCATCAGCCTGCCGCGCGGCGCGGAGGAGATTCAGGTCCTCTCCGGCGGCCCGGTGCAGACCGACCGCGGCTTCGTCTTGCACACGCCCGATTTCTTCCTCGACAATTCGACGCTTGCGATCGACGACGGGGTGTCGCTCACCGCGACCGTGGACATTCTGCGCGCCATCGCGGCGGGCGAGGGGCCGGACAGGGCGGTGCTGGCGCTGGGCTACGCCGGCTGGGACGCGGGCCAGCTCGAGGATGAGATTCAGAGAAACGGCTGGCTGCATTGCCCGGCCGATCCGGCGCTGCTCTTCGACCGCGATCTTTCCAGCAAATACACGCGCGCCCTGCGCTCCATGGGCGTGGACCTCGAGCGGCTCTCGTCGAGCGCCGGACACGCTTAG
- a CDS encoding aldo/keto reductase translates to MEYRKLGRTDLAVSALCLGSMTWGQQNTEEEGHAQLDYAFAQGVNFIDTAEIYSIPPRPETQGSTERIIGSWLAARKNRDKAIIATKVAGRGDARWLREGAAPVLDRKNIRFAIEGSLKRLQTDYIDLYQLHWPDRSLPLWGAGGTTYRPPSRRAEVPIEETLEALDELVRNGLVRHVGLSNETPWGVARFLRAAELGHGPRVVSIQNAYNLINRAFEMGLAEFAEREQVGLLAYSPLAQGYLTGKYQGGARPAGARTTLFERAQRYEKPGVEAAIDAYLSLARDLGVDPAQLALAYVTSRPFVTSNIIGATTMAQLEKDLASAQVTITPEIEARIDEIHQLHSNPAP, encoded by the coding sequence ATGGAATACAGAAAGCTCGGCCGCACCGACCTCGCCGTCTCCGCCCTCTGTCTCGGCTCCATGACCTGGGGTCAGCAGAACACGGAAGAGGAAGGCCATGCGCAGCTCGACTACGCCTTTGCGCAGGGCGTCAATTTCATCGACACGGCGGAAATCTATTCAATCCCGCCGCGTCCCGAGACGCAGGGCTCGACCGAGCGCATCATCGGCTCCTGGCTCGCCGCGCGGAAAAACCGCGACAAGGCGATTATCGCGACCAAGGTCGCAGGCCGGGGCGACGCGCGCTGGCTGCGCGAGGGCGCGGCGCCCGTTCTCGACCGCAAGAACATCCGTTTCGCGATCGAGGGCTCGCTGAAGCGCCTGCAAACCGATTACATCGATCTCTACCAGCTGCACTGGCCCGACCGCTCGCTGCCGCTCTGGGGCGCGGGTGGAACGACCTATCGGCCGCCCTCCAGACGCGCCGAAGTTCCCATCGAGGAAACGCTGGAGGCGCTCGATGAACTGGTCCGGAACGGCCTCGTGCGCCATGTCGGCCTCTCGAACGAGACGCCCTGGGGCGTCGCGCGCTTTCTGCGCGCCGCCGAACTCGGCCACGGCCCGCGCGTGGTCTCGATCCAGAACGCCTATAATCTCATCAACCGCGCCTTCGAGATGGGGCTCGCGGAATTCGCCGAGCGCGAGCAGGTGGGCCTTCTCGCCTATTCGCCCCTGGCGCAGGGCTATCTGACCGGCAAATATCAGGGCGGCGCTCGGCCGGCGGGCGCGCGCACCACGCTCTTCGAACGCGCCCAGCGCTATGAAAAGCCGGGCGTGGAAGCCGCCATCGACGCCTATCTGTCGCTCGCCCGCGACCTCGGCGTCGATCCGGCGCAGCTCGCCCTCGCCTATGTGACGTCGCGGCCTTTCGTGACCTCGAACATCATCGGCGCGACGACGATGGCGCAACTGGAGAAAGACCTCGCCTCGGCGCAGGTGACGATCACGCCCGAGATCGAAGCGCGGATCGATGAGATCCACCAGCTCCATAGCAATCCGGCCCCGTGA
- a CDS encoding DUF2849 domain-containing protein, translated as MSALKNPQILLASNLADGEVVFLGPSGWERDHARARVARDKDEAAALEAFGKAEIAANRVVDVYLADVALGADGAPTPMHYREKMRVKGPSVRLDLGKQAAGAA; from the coding sequence ATGTCGGCGCTCAAGAACCCCCAGATTCTGCTCGCCTCCAATCTCGCCGACGGCGAGGTCGTGTTTCTCGGGCCTTCGGGCTGGGAGCGCGATCACGCGCGGGCGCGCGTCGCGCGCGACAAGGATGAAGCCGCCGCGCTCGAGGCCTTCGGCAAGGCGGAAATTGCAGCCAATCGGGTCGTCGACGTTTATCTCGCCGATGTGGCCCTTGGCGCCGACGGCGCGCCGACGCCGATGCATTATCGTGAAAAAATGCGCGTGAAGGGACCGAGCGTGCGCCTCGATCTCGGCAAGCAGGCCGCGGGAGCCGCATGA
- a CDS encoding MaoC family dehydratase — MSGEIKIGDKLPETVMGPFDAEALARYAEVSGDDNPLHLDDAVAAKIGLAAPPVHGMKLLAAFEPMIKGWRNDLRLVGLSAKFIQPILRGETVTLSGRVLRASDDEVFVRLFAHGAARTPGVIGEATLRRGTRS; from the coding sequence ATGAGCGGCGAGATCAAGATCGGCGACAAGCTGCCGGAGACCGTCATGGGGCCCTTCGACGCCGAGGCGCTCGCGCGCTACGCGGAAGTCTCGGGCGACGACAATCCGCTGCATCTCGACGACGCGGTGGCAGCGAAGATCGGCCTCGCCGCGCCGCCAGTGCACGGCATGAAGCTGCTCGCGGCCTTCGAGCCGATGATCAAAGGCTGGCGGAATGATCTCCGCCTCGTCGGGCTTTCGGCGAAATTCATCCAGCCTATCCTGCGCGGCGAGACGGTGACGCTCTCCGGCCGGGTGCTGCGGGCGTCGGACGATGAAGTCTTCGTCCGCCTCTTCGCCCATGGCGCGGCCCGCACGCCGGGCGTCATCGGCGAGGCGACGCTGCGGCGTGGGACGCGGTCGTGA